In Camelina sativa cultivar DH55 chromosome 16, Cs, whole genome shotgun sequence, a single window of DNA contains:
- the LOC104753539 gene encoding probable LRR receptor-like serine/threonine-protein kinase At4g36180, producing the protein MTMKTTSSFSGKRFLGQYLIWVMLLLGQLHECKSCIEKERKALLELKKYWMSMTEESDLDYVFPTWNNDDTKSDCCQWEGIMCNRTSRRLIKLSISATNLKENSLLNLSLLHPFEEVRSLEVLARLNGFTDNIGGYKSLKKLRNLEILDLSYNRFNNSIFPFLNAATSLTSLSLQDSFMEGPFPFEEIKDLTNLKLLDLSKNKLNGTMLGLNHLKMLEALDLSYNFFSSIMELQVVCEMKNLQELNLLGNYFVGQLPLCFGRLNKLRVLDFSSNQLSGNLLSSFNSLESLEYLSLLDNNFTGVFSFDLLSNLTKLKVFKLSSTSEIKAESNLVPRFQLSVVVLRVCSLEKIPFFLLYQKNLRLIDLSRNRLSGNVPTWLLANNPTLEVLQLQKNLFTIFQMPTIVHNLQFLDFSVNHISGPFPDHIGHALPHLVRMNGSNNGFQGHIPSSMGEMVNITFLDLSYNNFSGNLPRSFVTGCFSLQHLKLSHNKFSGHFLPRGTSFTSLEELRIDSNLFTGKIGVGLLSSNTTLSVLDMSNNFFTGDIPGWMSNLSRLTILSISNNFLEGTIPTSLMSIGFLSLIDLSGNILSGSLPSHVGGEFGIKLFLHDNNLTGPIPDTLLEHVQILDLRNNKLSGSIPQFINAKSIYILLLRGNNLTGSISRQLCDLSKIRLLDLSDNKLNGIIPSCLYNLSFGREDTNFNIGTAIWKITPFKFYESTFLVEEFEVISSSFQGIEIKFATKRRYDTYFGATEFTNNVLDYMYGMDMSSNQLHGVIPAELGDLTKLRVMNLSRNFLSSSIPSSFSNLKDIESLDLSHNMLQGIIPHQLTSLSSLVVLDVSYNNLSGIIPQGMQFNTFSKNSYLGNPLLCGPPTKRSCEAKKSSKESQNEGKEEDDEAPFDMLALYFSTVSTYLTTLIGLLILMLFDCPLRRAWLHIVDASIALAKSMLR; encoded by the exons ATGACTATGAAAACAACTTCAAGTTTCTCTG GGAAGCGTTTCTTGGGCCAATACTTGATATGGGTGATGTTGCTGTTGGGGCAGCTGCATGAATGCAAAAGCTGcattgagaaagaaagaaaagctttGTTGGAGCTAAAGAAATATTGGATGTCAATGACCGAAGAGTCGGACTTGGACTACGTTTTCCCTACTTGGAATAATGACGACACAAAGAGTGATTGTTGCCAGTGGGAGGGCATTATGTGCAATCGTACAAGCAGGCGGCTAATCAAGCTTTCCATTAGTGCTACGAATTTAAAAGAGAATTCTCTCCTAAATCTTTCTTTACTACATCCCTTTGAAGAGGTTCGAAGTCTGGAAGTATTAGCAAGGCTCAATGGCTTTACTGATAATATTGGAG GTTATAAAAGCTTAAAGAAATTAAGGAACCTGGAGATTCTGGATCTCTCTTACAATAGATTCAACAACAGCATATTTCCCTTTCTTAATGCTGCTACATCACTTACAAGTCTTTCCCTTCAGGACAGCTTTATGGAAGGCCCTTTCCCTTTTGAAG AAATAAAAGACTTGACAAACTTGAAACTGTTGGATCTTAGTAAGAACAAACTAAACGGCACCATGCTAG GGTTGAATCATCTAAAAATGCTAGAAGCTCTGGATCTAAGTTACAACTTTTTTTCTAGCATAATGGAACTGCAAG TAGTGTGTGAAATGAAGAATCTGCAAGAGCTCAATCTCCTTGGAAATTATTTTGTGGGTCAGCTTCCTCTTTGTTTTGGTAGACTAAACAAGCTACGGGTTCTAGATTTCTCATCCAACCAGTTAAGTGGAAATCTACTATCTAGTTTCAACAGCCTTGAGTCCCTCGAGTATCTATCATTATTAGATAACAACTTCACAGGCGTATTCTCTTTTGATCTGCTCTCCAACCTAACAAAGCTTAAGGTGTTCAAACTTTCATCAACATCAGAAATCAAAGCAGAGAGTAATTTGGTGCCAAGATTTCAACTGAGTGTTGTTGTACTACGAGTTTGCAGCTTGGAGAAAATCCCTTTCTTTCTCTTGTACCAAAAGAACTTGCGTCTAATTGATCTATCAAGGAACAGATTATCCGGAAATGTTCCTACCTGGCTGTTGGCGAATAATCCGACACTTGAAGTATTACAGTTGCAGAAAAATTTATTCACTATCTTTCAGATGCCTACAATAGTACATAATTTGCAGTTCTTGGATTTCTCAGTGAATCATATTAGTGGACCATTCCCTGATCATATTGGTCATGCACTTCCACATCTGGTACGAATGAACGGCTCAAATAATGGGTTTCAAGGACATATACCATCGTCTATGGGTGAGATGGTAAACATTACATTCCTGGATCTATCTTATAATAACTTCTCTGGGAATCTCCCTAGAAGCTTTGTCACGGGGTGTTTTTCACTTCAACACCTCAAACTCTCTCACAACAAGTTTAGTGGCCATTTTCTTCCTAGAGGAACAAGCTTTACTTCACTAGAAGAGTTGAGAATTGATAGCAACTTATTTACAGGGAAGATCGGAGTTGGTTTGCTTAGCTCCAACACTACATTATCAGTTCTTGACATGTCCAACAATTTTTTCACGGGGGATATTCCAGGTTGGATGTCTAACTTATCTCGTCTCACTATCTTATCGATATCAAACAATTTCTTAGAAGGTACAATACCAACATCTTTGATGTCCATTGGCTTTCTTTCACTTATTGACCTATCTGGAAACATATTATCTGGATCTCTACCGTCACATGTTGGTGGGGAGTTCGGGATAAAATTGTTTCTACACGACAACAACCTCACAGGACCTATTCCTGACACGTTGTTGGAACATGTCCAAATACTTGATCTACGGAACAATAAACTTTCTGGGAGTATTCCACAATTTATCAATGCCAAGAgcatatatattcttttgttgagGGGAAACAATTTAACAGGATCGATCTCAAGACAGCTGTGTGATTTGAGCAAAATCAGACTTTTAGATCTTTCAGATAACAAGCTCAATGGCATCATACCTTCATGCctatataatttatcatttgGACGAGAAGATACAAATTTCAATATAGGTACAGCCATATGGAAGATTACTCCGTTCAAATTTTACGAGTCTACATTTTTGGTAGAGGAATTCGAGGTAATATCCTCTAGTTTTCAAggcattgaaattaaatttgCAACTAAGCGAAGGTATGATACTTATTTTGGAGCAACTGAGTTCACCAATAACGTACTTGATTATATGTATGGAATGGATATGTCAAGCAATCAATTACATGGGGTTATCCCAGCAGAGCTTGGAGATCTTACAAAACTACGAGTCATGAATTTATCTCGTAACTTCTTGTCGAGTTCCATACCATCCAGCTTCTCCAATCTCAAGGATATTGAGAGCCTTGATCTTTCGCATAACATGTTACAAGGAATAATTCCTCACCAACTAACCAGCCTTTCTTCTCTTGTTGTCTTGGATGtatcttataataatttatctGGAATCATTCCTCAAGGAATGCAATTTAATACCTTTAGCAAGAACAGCTACTTGGGCAATCCCCTTCTTTGTGGACCACCGACCAAAAGAAGTTGTGAGGCTAAGAAGAGCTCAAAGG